CTTGCGGGCGTCTGAACGCGCCGTATCGAGCGCCGTGCGCTGCATGTCGTACAGACGCGCCTTCAGGTTACGCATGGCGATCTGGCGGTTCATGTGTTGCGACTTTTCCGAAGAGGTCGCCACAATGCCAGTCGGCAGGTGGGTAATGCGCACGGCGGAATCGGTCTTGTTGACGTGCTGGCCGCCGGAGCCCGACGCGCGGTAGGTATCGATGCGGATATCCTTGTCGAGAATTTCGATCTCGACATCCTCGGCTTCCGGCAACACCGCCACGGTGGCGGCCGAGGTATGGATGCGGCCGCCGGCTTCGGTGGCCGGCACGCGCTGCACGCGGTGAACGCCGGATTCGAACTTGAGCTTGCCGAAAACGCCTTCTCCGGTCACCGAGGCGATGATTTCCTTGTACCCCCCATTTCACCTTCGGAGACGCTGTCGATTTCGACGCGCCAGCCTTGCGTCGAGGCATAGCGGCTGTACATGCGGAACAGATCGCCGGCGAACAGCGCCGCCTCGTCACCGCCTGTGCCGGCGCGGACTTCGAGGATGGCCGAGGCATTGACGTCCTTGTCCTGCGGCGCCAGTAAAAGCGCCACACCATGCTCAAGTTCCGGCAGGGTCGTCTTCAATTCCTGCAGTTCCTCGGCCGCCAGAGGCGACAGGTCGGGATCATTCAGCGCTGCCATCTCTTCCAGTTCAGGCACGGACTGGCGCGCCTTGTGCAGGCGGGTCACGGCATCGAAGACCGGCTTCAGTTCGGCATGTTCCTTCGACAGCTTGACGATCTCGGCGCCGTCGGTCGCGGATTCCATGCGCGCTTCGATCATCTGGAAGCGGTCCATGACCTGGGCCAGCTTGGCGTCGGGAAGGTGTATCAAGGGTATTCTCTCATCAAAACGGGGTGCAGGGAAAGCCCCTCCCACCACTTCGTGGTCCCCCCTCCCCGCTTCGCAGGGCGGGAGAAGGTCGCTGTACCTCTATTTTGGATAGGTATCAATGAAGCTCTGCCGCTTTTCCAGTTCGGGCTGCAGGGCGGCGATGCGCGGCGCGATGGCCCGCCAGTCGATATGCGGCAGGCGAAAGTCACAGAAGGTAGCTGCCACGCCGAGGGTCAGGGTGCCCATATCGAAAACCTCCGCGCCCGGACAGAGGGTATCGGCGACCGTAAAGGCGCGCCTGAGATTGCCTTCCCAGCGCGCCAGCCAGAAGGGCGAGCGCTCGGTTTCCGGGCGGCGGTTCTCATAGACGATCTTTGCCATCATCTCGTTGAGACCTGCGGCCACGGTTTCCACGCGCCTGACCCGCCAGTAATCATCCGTGCCATAATCCGGCATCAGGTGCGGCCCCTCGCCTTGCGTCGCCAGCCAGGCGCTGATCAGGCCGCTGTCGGTCCAGCAAACGCCGTCATCATCGATCAGGGCCGGAAGCTGCGACAGCGGATTGGCCGCCACCAGATCCGGGGCGGCCTCCACCGGGAGGCGCGACACCTCCTCGATCCGCGCCGTCAAGCCTCTTTCCCTTACGACAACACGGACCTTGCGGACAAAAACCGATGTAGAGCTGACAAATAATTTCATAACAACGTTATCCGATTAAGGTTTGAACCCGCCCGGTCGTGGCGTGCAAAACCTTGATCGTCAAGGGTGCGCCCCCCGATTTCACACCGTTTTCCGGCACAGCTTTCTTAATAATCGTTTAAATAAAAACGGCCGATATTTGCCTTAATTTAAGATATCTACAGTAACCTTACCCTGACATATAACTCACCTCAGAATGAGGACCTGGTGAAACGTAGTTCAGGCGAATTAAAACTGCTGGCGCCCATGGCCCTGATTGTGGTCGTGGCCGTGTGTGCTTTGGTGGGCAGTCTGTGGGTATGGGCTGAACAGGCCGATCATATGTCGCGCACCCGCGAGGAAAAACTCGTCATGCTGGGCCTGAACCAGATGGCGGACGACCATTCGCAACTGATGACACCGATCACCATCTGGGACAAGGCGGTCGAAAGCACCGCCGTCAAATATGACGAGACCTGGGTAAAGAATAATATCGGCGACTATTTCAACAATTTCCTCAATTTTGAGTCCAACCTCCTGCTGAACGACAAGGGCGAGATTGTCTTCGCCTACCAGAACGGCAAGGAGACCGATATCGCCCGCCTGGCCGGCGCCGCGCGCCAGACCAGCAGTCTGGTGGCCGGGCTGCGCCAGACCTATGAAGACCGCCGCGCTCGCGGATTACCCGCCACGACCGAAAGCAACCATACCGGCCGCCTGATGGCGATGAACGGCCATATCTATGTTGTGGGCGCCAGCCTGCTGCTTTCCGACAAAGCCGATTCCCCCTTGCTGAAATACAAGCCGTTTGTCGCCATCGGTATGCACGAACTGTCGAGCGACGAACTGATCGCGCTGTCGCAGCGTTACATGGTGTCCGATATCAGGCTGCTGCATCCCGGCCAGCCGCGCCCCAAAGGCTCGGCGCTGGTCGCCTTCAAGGATGACAATGGCAAGGTGCTGGCGGAGCTGAGCTGGATGCCGGATACGCCCGGCCATACCCTGTTCATCCGCACGCTGGGTCCGGTCCTGATGATTTCGCTTGGTCTCGGCCTGATCGCGCTCGTCCTGCTGCACCAGAGCCAGCGCGCCGCCGAGGGACTGATCGCCTCAGAAGCCAAGGCCAAGCACATGGCCCTGCACGACAACCTGACCGGTCTGCCCAACCGCACCCTGTTCGCCGACCGCCTGAATCAGGCCACCGAGCGCCTGAAGCGCCAAGGCGGCCATGTCGCCGTCATGTGCATCGGACTGGATCGTTTCAAGGACGTCAACGACACGCTGGGCCATCTGGCCGGCGATGAACTGATCCGCCACAATGCCGGCAAAATTACCGGCATGATCCGCTCCGGCGATACTCTGGCGCGCCTGGGCGGCGATGAGTTCGTGATTATTCAGACCGATACCGATGGCTCTTCAGCCGCGTCGCTGGCTAAGCGCATCCTCGAAGGTCTGACCGGCACGGTCAATCTCGAATCCGGCCAGGTATTCTCCTCCTGCTCGATCGGCGTGACCCTGATCGGTGATGGCGATATCGATCCCGCCGAAGCCCTGCGCCAGGCCGACCTCGCCCTCTACCGCGCCAAGGATCTCGGCCGCGGTCAGTATGCCTTCTTCGAAGTCGAGATGGACGCCACCATCAAGCTGCGCAAAACGCTGGAAACCGGCCTGCGCGAGGCGATCCATGTCGGCGATATCGATGTCGTCTACCAGCCGCAGGTCGATCACTTCGGCCATATTGTCGGTGTCGAGGCCCTGTGCCGCTGGACGCACCCGACGCGCGGCCCCGTCTCGCCGGCCTATTTCATTCCGCTGGCCGAGGAATGCGGCCTGATGAACGAACTGGGCACCCTGATCATGCGCCGCGCCATGCAGGATTCGCACCGCTGGCCGGGCCTCAAGGTCGCAGTCAACGTCTCGGCCACCCAGATGCGCAATCAGGGCTTCCTGGCCACCATCAAGGGCCTGCTGTCGGAAACGAAGACGACCGCCGAGCAGATCGAAATCGAGATTACCGAAGGCGTGCTGCTCAATGACGACAATACCACCCAGATGGTGCTGCGCGACCTGCGTCATATGGGCTTCACCATCGCGCTCGACGATTTCGGCACCGGTTATTCGTCGCTCGGCTATCTCAGCCGCTATCCGGTCGACAAGATCAAGATCGACCGGTCGTTCGTCTCCAACCTGGGCGTCGATCCGGAAGCCGAGGCGGTTATCCGCGCCATCGTCAAGCTCAGCAAGGCCCTGAACCTGAATATCGTGGCCGAAGGCGTGGAAACACGCGCGCAGAAAAACATCCTGCGCCAGACGGGCTGCAATATCATCCAGGGCTACCTGTTCTCGAAGCCGGTCGCCTCAGAAGCCATTGACGAGATGATGAAGAACGAACGCAAGCTGACGATTATCGACGAAGAGGGCTACGTGGCCCCCAAGACGATCAAGATGACGCCACGGATGTCTTAAGACGAATAAAACGCGCTCCGACGAAAGCGGTAGCGCGAAATTACCAGGAATATCTGTGTGATCTGTGGATACTCTCTTTTCCAGCGCCAGGACTCGCTCGGACGTTCTTTTTGATCCACAGATTACACAGATATTCAAAACAACCGCACGTTACCGCTATCGTCGGTGTATCGAATAATCAGGTTTGTCCGCTTCGCGCGGAATACCCCCCGAGCTACAGCTTCTCCGCGTGGGCCTCAACCAGCTCGACGATATGTTCGATCATGTCGGCATTGCTGAGCTTGTGATCGGGCTTGCCGGCCAGGTAAACCATGCCGGCCCCCGCGCCGCCGCCGGTAAAGCCGATATCGGTATAGAGTGCCTCGCCCGGACCATTGACCACGCAGCCGATGATCGACAGCGACATCGGCTTAGCGATATGGGCCAGGCGCTCTTCCAGCTTCGCCACCGTATCGATGACATTGAAGCCCTGGCGCGCACAGCTTGGACAGGCAATGATATTGACGCCGCGATGGCGCAGGCCCAGCGATTTCAGCAGGTCGAAACCAACCTTGATCTCTTCCACCGGATCGGCGGCCAGCGACACGCGCAGGGTATCGCCAATACCCGCCCACAGCAGGTTGCCGAGACCGATGGCTGACTTGATCGTGCCGGTACGCAACGGCCCCGCCTCGGTCACGCCGATATGCAGCGGGCAATCGATGGCGTCGGCAAGCGCCGTGTAGGCGGCGACCGTCAGGAAAACATCCGACGCCTTCACCGATATCTTGAACTCGTGAAAATCGTGGTCGCGCAGGATATTGGCGTGGAACAGCGCACTCTCGACCATGGCTTCCGGGCACGGCTCGCCGTACTTTTCCATCAGATCCTTTTCCAGCGAACCGGCATTGACGCCGATGCGCATGGAGCAGCCATAATCCTTGGCAGCCTGGATCACTTCCTTCACGCGATCGGGCGAGCCGATATTGCCGGGATTGATGCGCAGGCAGGCGGCGCCCGCCTTGGCGGCCTCGATGGCGCGCTTGTAGTGGAAATGGATGTCGGCCACGATCGGCACATTGGCGTTGTCGACGATCGTCTTCAGAGCCGCCGTGGAATCGACGTCTGGGCACGAGACGCGCACGATATCGGCGCCCGCCTCCTCCATGGCCGCAATCTGGCGCAGGGTGGCCTGGGCATCTGAGGTCAGGGTGTTGGTCATGGACTGCACGCTGATCGGTGCATCACCGCCGACGGCCACCTTGCCCACCATGATCTTGCGGCTCGGCCGGCGCTGGATCATCCGCCAGGGGCGAACGTGTGTATGGTCGTGAGGCTGGTGGGTGTCCATTGGAACTCTGGGCTATACCGAAAACACACCCCATATATCAGGATGCGGGTCGTTCGTCACAACCGGAATTTCAAATAATATTACTGGCTGTCCGGCTCAGTCGCGGGAGAGCTTTCGGGCGCCGCCGCCCGCTGGCTGGGCAGGTAAGGGATCGGCCCGTTCGGCTTCTCCGCCGTCAGCGGGGCGATCGGCGCAGAGGTGGCGCGCGGTGCGCCCGCCAGTTCACCTGCCTGGGCCTGTTTCTGGTCGAGCGCATCGGAAAGCTGGGCGGCCCGCGCATTGATGCGGCCGACAGGAGTGACCGCGCTTTCCAGCGTCCCGGCATATTCGCCGTTATAATACATCTCGAAGGCCGAAACATCGGACACATCAATCAGCAGGTTTTGCTGATCGGTTTCCGGCAGGCGGTAGGCTTCGCCGGCACCGATGGAATGGGCGAAATAGACCGTGCCGTTCGCCGGATCGCGCACCACCAGATTGACCGTCTTGGTGGCCTGGATGGTCACCGCGGAATTTTCCGGGGCCGCACCATAGACCGCGCCGCGCGGATTGAACGCCTTGCGCATCTGCAGCACGTCACTGACAGGCACCGGCGCGGCGGAATTGGCGTTTCGCGCGGCCTCGATGGAGGCGAAGCCTTCTTCAAGCCCTGGGGTCACATAGGGCACCGGCACGTCCTGATCGCGCGGCGCCGGCTGCGGCTGCGAAACGAAGATGGCCCCGTTCAGCATGTTGGGGACACCCGCCGCCCACGACGAATTGCCGAACTGCGCCTCATGGCTGCTATTGCCGAACCTGATGCTGGGCTGGCGCTGCACTACGTTCCAGATGACGATCGCCGCCACCAGACTGGCCGCAGCGCCGATATAGAGACGGTAATTGGGCTTGTTGACATCATCGAGCGACGCGCCCGATGGTGCGTGAAGCTTGGTGGCCGCGGGAGAGACCTCGCGCTTGTACATATCCGCCAGGGTTTCCTCGTCCAGGCCCAGCGCTTTTGCATAGGCTTTGACATAGCCGATGGCGAAGGCGCGCGGCGGCAGTACGTCATAGGCGGCCTGCTCGAAGGCTTCGAGATAGGCGCGCCGCACGCGCGTCATTTCCGAAACCTCGGCGAGCGAAAGCCCCTGCGCCTCGCGTGTCTTTTTCAGGATTTCGGCCAGATCGAAGCGATCGGGCAGCCGGCCATCGGTCGTGCCCTTGAAGGCGGAATTCGCCTCACCGCGATAGAGGCCCTGATAAGGCTCATCCTCGATGATATTGGGCTCGGTCGTACTCATAACTGTCCTGTGGTGGCGTTGCGCGACCAAACCATAGGCGGGCACAATAATCAACTCGGACATGGCCTATGGCCGCGCCCCGGTAACGCAATTTTTGGTGTTTGATATCAATGTGAACTCGGTTATGAACAACCCCTCTTTGGCTTTATCTGGATATGCCCCAATGCCCGCAGCCTTCGATGATCTCTATATCGGCCAGAGTGTTTCCATTGGCGCGGCGGTCATTTCCGAAGAGGAACTGGCCGCGTTCTGCAAGTCCTATGCGCCGACCTGGGATGTCAATGACGGCGTGCCGGACGCGCTGATCTTCGCCCTGTGGTCCAAGCTGGAAACCGAAGCCGCCTCGCACTGGCCGCAGACCAAGCGCCTGGCGGTCGATGCCCTGCGCTGGTCGCGCAATCCGCCGCCGGGTGAACTGCTGCGCGGCCGCCTGACCGTGATGGGCAAGGATGCCGTGGGCGATACAAAGGGTGTGGTCATTGCCCAGAATGACGTGCTCGATGAAGCCGGCCGGCTGGTCTTTTCCTGTCTGACCCGCTCGGTATTCCAGCGCCTGCCCAAGGCGCCGATTGATTAGGCTGGTCGCCGGTTAAAAGGCGACGAACCACGAATGAACACGAATACACACGAATAAATAGGGAACTGGTCGTTCATTCGTGTGAATTCGTGTCCATTCGTGGTTTCAAACTCTTCCAAATAACAGTCAAAAAAAGCTCCGGCCTTGCGACCGGAGCTTTCTCATTTTCACAAAGCCATAGAGCTTAGTTAGCGTTAGCGGCCGGTTGGGCATTGTTGCGCTCGATCGTCATGGCGATCAGCTTATCCCAGGCCAGCAGCGAGTTCAGGTGCGCGTAGATGTGCGTCAGCGCACCGTTGTCGCGCAGTTCGACGAGCTTGTCGCCGGACAGTTCGCCCAGCTTCTTTTCATCGACAGCGAAATATTCGGCGATCTTTTGCGGCTCACCCGGCGTGCCGTCCGGATTTTGCGGACGATAGAGGGTTTCGCGCGCGGCCAGCAGGTCCAGTTCACGCAGCAGGCCAACAAAGCTTTCGGTACGGCGGCGCTCGTTTTCAAAGTCCGAGCAGAACTGCATGGCGTTCTCGACGTAAGGCGTGGCCTTGCCGGCTTCGAAGAACGGCACATCGGGGTTCGACTTGGCCACCATGGCGGCGCCGGTATCGACGCACAGGATCATGCGCTCCTGGCCTTCGTCATTGGCGAAGACGAACGGATAGCGGCGGGCGAAGGCCGGCAGGTAGCTGTCGGACTTGAAGACACCTTCCGGCGACACGAAGACGTTCTGGCCGGCCGAAAGCCCCATGGCCGCGACCGGCATGTAGTTTTCGCCGATGAAGACGATCGGGAAGCTCAAGGAAGCGGCCGGAAATTCGGCCACGGTCAGCGGCACGACATTGGTTTCGGCGACGAAGGCGTGCGGCGCCGGGATCGACTTGATACCCATATTGGCGTGCGCTTCGGGGCTCAGCGGCTCCGGGGATTTGTAGAAAAGGACGTTTCCGGTGAGCGTCGCATCGTTGGTTTGTTCTTGTGCCATGGTCGCTTTAAAGAAGGTTAGAAGAAAAAAGGAGCTTCGCTTCTAGCGCAACCCTTTGCTTCCGGCAAGCGCCGTGACGGTTTGCGGGAAACACCCGCCGGCTTTTCAGCTTCCGGCGGGTGTCTGTACCATTTTGGAGCGGATTAGAAGTTATAAACCAGCCCCACGCGCAGGTTGCGGCCGGGATCGACCACCGCGTCCTTGGTGCTGCTGGTCGCCTCACGCATCTCGACATCGCCGATATTGCGCACCTCGGCGAACAGCGAGGTATCGGGCCTGATCTTGTACGAGGTGAAGATATTGGCCGTGACATAGCCGTCTGTCGGCGTCTCGAAGGCCGCCAGGCGCTCCTTACGGGCGTCAACACCGCGTACTTCAAAGTAGGAATCCCACTTGCCGCCCTTGCTTTCCAGCTTGAGCGTCAGGGCCTGCGGCGGTATGCGCACGATCGGCCCGATACTCGTCTGGCCATGGACATAATCGTAAGCGACATCGAACGCGATGGCTTGAGAGCCGAGCGCGAACAACTTGGTATTGGCCTCTATTTCCACACCATAGAGATCGGCATTGGTTTGAACATACTGGAAGACGGGCAGGTCATCCTGCATGGCACCTGTGGGCCGCAGGTCGATGAAATTGTCGAAATGACTGGTATAGACATGGGCGTCGATGGCGAAGCGATTGTCGTGGTCGACCAGCACATGGCCTGTCAGTTCGAGCGAATAACCGATCTCCGTGCGGAAAGCCGGGTCGCCGATGATGAACTGACCGGTGCCGCCATGCGGCCCATTGGCCAGCAGTTCGACATCCGACGGCGCGCGCTCGGAGCGGGTCAGGCTGAGACCAACAAAACTGTGGTCTGAAGGGCGGTAGAAACCGCCAAGCGAGGCCGACAGGGTGTTGAAATCCTTGTCATAAGATGTTGCCGCGGAGGTCAGATGCGTGTCATCGACCCGCGCCCCGCCCTCCAGGCCCCAGGGGCCATCATCATAGCGATATTGCGCAAAAACACCGGCTTGCTTGGTGGTGGTCGATGGCACAAAGGCTTCCTCGCCGATCGCCTCGAAATCACGCTTCAGGCCCGATAGCCCGACCGTGCCGCTCCACTTACCCTGGCCGTCACGGATCAGGGCGGTGCGGAATTCGCTGCCTTTCGAGAGGAACTGCGTCCCTGGCGTACCGCCTTCAATCTCGGCATGGTCATAGTCGGAATAACCGGCCGAAGCATCGAGGCGGTTGAAGCCCGCCCAGTTCAGGTTGAACGATCCGCGCGCGTCCCAGCGTTTCTGGTGCAGGTCTATAGACACATCGGAATCAATGGCGGTGCCGTAGAGGTAATCGGTGGTCTTGTAGCTCAGGCCGACATAGCCGAAATCACCGACATAGCTGACACCGGCCCCGACATTCTTCATATCCTGGAAAGAATTGTGCTGCTTGTCGCTGGTATCGACCGGCAGGCCGTTGGCCTCGGTATAGGCCAGGGTCTCGGCCGGCACCGGGATGCTGTAATCCGAGGTCTTGTGTCGGAAGGCATCGAAGGTGAAGACCCACGGCCCCTTACCCGCCTTGATATCGAATGCCCCCTGAAGCCCCTGATCGACCGACGAGGCTTGCACCGTGGCCGTGCCTTCATAGCCTTTTGCCGGCGCCACAGCGGGGATGCGGTCATCGATCACATTAACAATCCCGCCGATGGCGTTGCCGCCATAGGCGAGCGCGGAAGGTCCGCGCAACACCTCGATGCGCTTCGCCTCGGTCGGCGATGACGGCACGGCATGGTCCGGCGACAGGGCCGACACATCAACCACCCCCATGCCGTTATTGAGCACCAGCACGCGGAAGCCATCCAGCCCGCGGATCATCGGACGGCTGGCGCCCGGCGCGAAGCTGGAGGAGCGAATACCCGGCAGATAGGCCAGCATGTCGCCTAAGCCCGCCGCCGGCTTCTGATCGATCTGCTCGCGGGTCAGGATATCGACATGCGACATCAGCGCGTCCTTGGAAATCCGGTAACCGGAGCCCGTCACAACCACTTCTGTGGGCTTGTCATCGGTGGCCGGCGCCGGATCATCGGCACGCGCTACGCCGGCAATGGTCAGGGCGATCAGGGACAGGCTGGCGAAAAGGGCGGATTTCGGGAAAGACATGGATACCTCAGATTATTGCGCTGCGGTATTTGTTATGTAATAATATTACACGAGTCAAGCGCGAATGTTATATTATTACACTTTGTGCGCCGCTTGCGAAATCGGCCGAGTCCTCTTACCTTCTGCGTATGAGCCATGCCTGCGCACACACCCACGATCACGACCATGCCCCGACGCCCGATGCCCGCGCGGCACGGCTTGAGGCAGCGCAGGCGCTTTGTACCGATTCCGGCGAGCGCATGACCTCCTCACGCCTGCGCACCTATGAGCTGATCCTGGAAGCTAACGGGCCTATCAAGGCTTACGATGTGATCGACCGCTTTCACCCCGAAGGTGCCGCCAAGCCGCCGACCGTTTACCGCGCCCTGTCCTTCCTCGAACAGATGGGCCTGATCCACCGCATCGAGAGCCTGAACGCCTTTGTCGCCTGCGATACGCAGGACCATAAGCATACAGCCGGCTTCCTGCTGTGCGAATGCTGCGGCCAGAGCGAGGAAATCGTCATTCCCAATGTGGCAGATGTGGAAACCCGCGCCGCCAAAACCGGCTTCAGGGTCAACCATATCACCCTTGAAGCGCGCGGCCTGTGCCAGGCGTGCCAAACAGACCATTGAGGGTAACCACTGACTGTCGCAGTTCGCGCCAGACAGTCAGCCTGACAACATAAAAAAGCGTGATCGCGTTCCGCCCAAAGCTTAAATTTACCCAACGGTCTTGCCACGGCGCGCGCACTGATTCACAAGGCGGGTGAGATCACGAAATCGCCGTTATGCGATTCTGCACGGGTCACCCTTTTCGAAAAAGCGCTTCAAGGCCGCCATGTCCACTACGCTGCAAATGCTCGACCAGGGCTCGCTTCGTCATATCCTGGAAGCCCACGCCCTGTTCAAGCTGCGCAAGGCCGGCGGTCGGATCGCCAATCTGTCCTATATCGACCTGACCGACATGAAACTGGAAGGCGTCGATTTAAGCGATGCCAACCTGACCGGGGCGCGGCTTTATGGCGCTTCCCTGCGTGATGCCAATTTCACCCGCGCCAACCTCTATGGCTGCGACCTGCGCAATGCCGACCTGCGTTTTGCCCGCTTCGATCGCGCCGACCTGCGCGGGGCCTGCCTGCGCGGCGCCAACCTGACCGCCGCCTCGCTGATCGGGGCGGACCTGCGCGAAGGCATGATCGCCTTCAAGGACGAGAAGCAGGGCCTGCGCCTGATGAAGCATGAGAAGCGCGCGGGCGAACTGGACCACGCCATTTTTAACGGCGCCGACCTTTCCGGGGCGCGCATGAACGGGATGCAGGCGGTGTCGGCCGATTTCCGGGACGCCAACCTGGCCGGGGCGGTCATGTCGCAGGCCAAGCTGCGCAAGGCCAATCTCAGCGGCGCCAACCTGACCGGGGCCGATCTCAATGGCGCCGATGTCAGCGGCGCCGACCTGACCGGCACCGTCATGGTCGAGACACAGACCTCCGGCTGCAATCTGCGCGAAGCCGATACCACCGGCACACTGGACACGCCAAAAGAGGTCTTTATCGACGAACGGCCTCTCAGAGATTTCGTCGCCCTGCACGAAGACTGGGCGAAAACCGGCGGCGCGAAAGGCAGCCGGCAGGTGCTTTCCGGCGTCGATTTCCGTCTGGCCGGCGACCTGCGCAAGCGCGTCCTGACCATGCTGGAAGCCGATGGTGCCATCCTCTTCGGGCTGGACCTGAGCGGCATCGAGCTTCAGGGCGCCAACCTGATCAATGCCGATCTGCGCCGCTGCAATCTCTCCGGTGCCGACCTGCGCGGGGCGCGGCTGATCGGCGCGAAACTGACCCACGCCAACCTCACCGGCGCCAATCTTGGCCCGCTCGACCTGGGCGGCGGCCGGCTGATGCGCAGCGATCTCTCCCGCGTCCAGCTCAGCCATGCCAATCTCTCCGGCGCCGACCTGACCCGTGCCCGGATGCTGGAAGCCGTCACCGACCATGTCATCGACAAGGGCTGCAACTACATGCTGGCGGAACGCGCCTGATTTACGCCCTTGCCGGATACTGATGATTTCAGGCGATCTTTCGCAGGGAAATCGAACCCGCATGGGTCTATCACGGGGCTTTTTGGGAGCCCTTTGATCATGACCATGTCCTATGGACGCTTTGCCGCGATGGTCGGCGTATCCACCGTCCTGATGTACGGCATGATGTATCTAAATACATATCAGGCGGATCATATCGAGTTCAGCCAGACGCGTCTGTGGATGGCCGTCGTCATGGGATCGGCCATGGCGGCCGTGATGATGGTCTTCATGGGATCGATGTATAAGAACAAGCGGCTGAACGGGCTGATCATAGCAAGCAGTTGCGTGCTGTTCGCTGTCTCGCTCTGGCTGGTGCGCAGCCAGGCCACGGTCAGTGATGTCGGCTATATGGAGGCGATGATTCCGCACCATTCCATCGCCATCATGACCAGCGAGCGGGCGCATATCAAAGATCCGCGCGTGCGCAAACTGGCCGACGGCATCATCGAGGCGCAGGTCAGGGAAATCGGCGAGATGAAAACCCTGATCCGCGATCTGAAATCAAATCCGGCGCCGGATAGCCAGCCGAACCTGCCGGCAAGGCCCGCCAGCTAATCAGAACCAGCGGCGCGCC
This sequence is a window from Asticcacaulis sp.. Protein-coding genes within it:
- a CDS encoding glutathione S-transferase N-terminal domain-containing protein, yielding MKLFVSSTSVFVRKVRVVVRERGLTARIEEVSRLPVEAAPDLVAANPLSQLPALIDDDGVCWTDSGLISAWLATQGEGPHLMPDYGTDDYWRVRRVETVAAGLNEMMAKIVYENRRPETERSPFWLARWEGNLRRAFTVADTLCPGAEVFDMGTLTLGVAATFCDFRLPHIDWRAIAPRIAALQPELEKRQSFIDTYPK
- a CDS encoding EAL domain-containing protein; translation: MKRSSGELKLLAPMALIVVVAVCALVGSLWVWAEQADHMSRTREEKLVMLGLNQMADDHSQLMTPITIWDKAVESTAVKYDETWVKNNIGDYFNNFLNFESNLLLNDKGEIVFAYQNGKETDIARLAGAARQTSSLVAGLRQTYEDRRARGLPATTESNHTGRLMAMNGHIYVVGASLLLSDKADSPLLKYKPFVAIGMHELSSDELIALSQRYMVSDIRLLHPGQPRPKGSALVAFKDDNGKVLAELSWMPDTPGHTLFIRTLGPVLMISLGLGLIALVLLHQSQRAAEGLIASEAKAKHMALHDNLTGLPNRTLFADRLNQATERLKRQGGHVAVMCIGLDRFKDVNDTLGHLAGDELIRHNAGKITGMIRSGDTLARLGGDEFVIIQTDTDGSSAASLAKRILEGLTGTVNLESGQVFSSCSIGVTLIGDGDIDPAEALRQADLALYRAKDLGRGQYAFFEVEMDATIKLRKTLETGLREAIHVGDIDVVYQPQVDHFGHIVGVEALCRWTHPTRGPVSPAYFIPLAEECGLMNELGTLIMRRAMQDSHRWPGLKVAVNVSATQMRNQGFLATIKGLLSETKTTAEQIEIEITEGVLLNDDNTTQMVLRDLRHMGFTIALDDFGTGYSSLGYLSRYPVDKIKIDRSFVSNLGVDPEAEAVIRAIVKLSKALNLNIVAEGVETRAQKNILRQTGCNIIQGYLFSKPVASEAIDEMMKNERKLTIIDEEGYVAPKTIKMTPRMS
- the ispG gene encoding flavodoxin-dependent (E)-4-hydroxy-3-methylbut-2-enyl-diphosphate synthase, with translation MDTHQPHDHTHVRPWRMIQRRPSRKIMVGKVAVGGDAPISVQSMTNTLTSDAQATLRQIAAMEEAGADIVRVSCPDVDSTAALKTIVDNANVPIVADIHFHYKRAIEAAKAGAACLRINPGNIGSPDRVKEVIQAAKDYGCSMRIGVNAGSLEKDLMEKYGEPCPEAMVESALFHANILRDHDFHEFKISVKASDVFLTVAAYTALADAIDCPLHIGVTEAGPLRTGTIKSAIGLGNLLWAGIGDTLRVSLAADPVEEIKVGFDLLKSLGLRHRGVNIIACPSCARQGFNVIDTVAKLEERLAHIAKPMSLSIIGCVVNGPGEALYTDIGFTGGGAGAGMVYLAGKPDHKLSNADMIEHIVELVEAHAEKL
- a CDS encoding helix-turn-helix domain-containing protein produces the protein MSTTEPNIIEDEPYQGLYRGEANSAFKGTTDGRLPDRFDLAEILKKTREAQGLSLAEVSEMTRVRRAYLEAFEQAAYDVLPPRAFAIGYVKAYAKALGLDEETLADMYKREVSPAATKLHAPSGASLDDVNKPNYRLYIGAAASLVAAIVIWNVVQRQPSIRFGNSSHEAQFGNSSWAAGVPNMLNGAIFVSQPQPAPRDQDVPVPYVTPGLEEGFASIEAARNANSAAPVPVSDVLQMRKAFNPRGAVYGAAPENSAVTIQATKTVNLVVRDPANGTVYFAHSIGAGEAYRLPETDQQNLLIDVSDVSAFEMYYNGEYAGTLESAVTPVGRINARAAQLSDALDQKQAQAGELAGAPRATSAPIAPLTAEKPNGPIPYLPSQRAAAPESSPATEPDSQ
- a CDS encoding acyl dehydratase, producing the protein MPAAFDDLYIGQSVSIGAAVISEEELAAFCKSYAPTWDVNDGVPDALIFALWSKLETEAASHWPQTKRLAVDALRWSRNPPPGELLRGRLTVMGKDAVGDTKGVVIAQNDVLDEAGRLVFSCLTRSVFQRLPKAPID
- a CDS encoding SapC family protein; translation: MAQEQTNDATLTGNVLFYKSPEPLSPEAHANMGIKSIPAPHAFVAETNVVPLTVAEFPAASLSFPIVFIGENYMPVAAMGLSAGQNVFVSPEGVFKSDSYLPAFARRYPFVFANDEGQERMILCVDTGAAMVAKSNPDVPFFEAGKATPYVENAMQFCSDFENERRRTESFVGLLRELDLLAARETLYRPQNPDGTPGEPQKIAEYFAVDEKKLGELSGDKLVELRDNGALTHIYAHLNSLLAWDKLIAMTIERNNAQPAANAN